Within the uncultured Methanobrevibacter sp. genome, the region TTCTGATTATAATCCATTAAAAATAGCTAAAGAAGAATTCTTTAAAAGTATGGATGATGATTTTAATACACCAAAAGCTATTGCAGCTATATTTGGATTGATAAATGATTCAAAACATGAAATCAATGATTTAGATGATGATGATAAACTAGCTATTAAAAACTTTTTAAATGATGTTAGTTATATTTTAGGTATTAATTTTACAATAGAAAATAATGGTTCTTCTGATGAATTGTTAAATTTAATTTCTGATGTTAGACAGGAATTAAGGAAAAATAAACAATATGATTTATCTGATAAAATAAGGGATCAATTAACTTCTTTAGGTTATGAAATAAGTGATTAGAAGGAGATTTATAATTTATCTCCTATTTTTTCTATTTGTTCAATAGCTTCTTCTAATCCTTCATTTTTTCCAGCAGCTCCTTTTGCAACGATAGTTTCAATTAAATCCATACCCATATATCCAAAAGGCATAATTGTCATGGAATCAATATAATTACTAAATGCATCTGATGGTTGAGCTTGAGTAAATACTTGAATTACTTTTGTACCTTCTAATGTTTTATTTGGGTTTTGTGAAATTTGATAAAATCTATCAATTAATGTTTTTGATTGTGCGCTCATTTGACCATAATAAATTGGGCTTGAGAAGATAAATAAGTCTGCTTCAATCATTTCATCAATAATTTTTTTAGTATCATCATCTTTTACACAGTCGCCTTTTTGACATGCTTGACATGCACTACAATAACCCATATCTACTTCATTAAGGTAGTAAATACTTTTATCACCATCGATTTGTTCTAATAATTTATTTACTAAAATATCACAATTTCCTTCTTTTCTAGGACTTCCTACGATTGCTACAGTTTTCATAATTTACACTCTCCTATATTTTTATATTTTATGTTTGAGTCATATTTAAATTATTGTTTTTTGCAACATTTTTTTAATAATAATTTTATTTATATTAATAAATGATTTTGTTTATTAAAAATTAACTGTGTTTTAATAGTTATTTTCTTTGTAATTTAAGTGAAATTTTTAAGTTTAATGGATTTAAGGAACTTTGGAAAGAAAAAATCATACTTTTAACAAAAACATTTATATATATTAAATGTCTATTGTTATATTGTAATATAACAGGCATTATAATTTGTTTATTTTTAAGTGTAAACTTGATTTTTAGGTTTACCAAAACATTTATATATGTTAAATAACTATTGTTATATATCGCTATAACACATGATATATTTTAATAATATATTTTCCATAGTTAGTTTAGAAGGGATAAAAATATGGATTTTTTATAAAGGAAGTTATAGTGTATTAATATTTTAAAAAATTATAGGTGATTATATGGTAGAAAAAAGACAATACAAATCATCCACATTAGGTGTGCGTGCTGGTCAAGAACCTGATCCAACTACTGGGGCATGTGCAGTACCAATTTATCAAACAAGCTCATATGTATTTAAAGATGCTGCAGAAGCAGCAAGGAGGTTTGGATTACAAGAATTTGGTCAAATTTATTCCAGATTAACTAATCCTACAACAGAAGTATTTGAAAAGAGAATAGCTGCTATTGAAGGTGGTAATTCTGGATTAGGTACTTCTAGCGGACTTGCAGCAATTACTTATGCAATTTTAAATATCACTTCTCCAGGTGATGAAATTGTATCTGCAGATAATCTTTATGGTGGAACTTACCAATTATTTGATTATACTTTTAAAGATTTAGCAAGAAATGTTAAATTTGTAGATTCAACTGATTTACAAGCATTTGAAGATGCAATTACTGATAAAACTAAAGCAATTTATTGTGAATCTATTGGTAATCCAAAATTAGATGTTCCGGATTTTGAAGCTTTGGCTGAAATTGCTCATAGTCATGATATTCCGTTAATTGTAGATAATACAATTGGTGTAGGTTTAGTAAGACCGTTGGAACATGGTGCTGATGTTATTGCTGCTTCTGCAACTAAATATGTTGGTGGACATGGAACTTCAATCGGTGGATATATTGTAGATTCTGGTAAATTTAATTGGGGTAATGGTAAATTCCCACAATTCACAGAACCTGATCCAAGTTATCATGGATTAGTATTTTGGGATGCATTTGGGGATGTTCCAGAACTTGGAAATATAGCTTTTACTTTAAGAGCTAGAGCAAGATTATTACGTGATTTAGGATCAACTCAAGCACCAACTAATAGTTTCTTGTTTTTACAAGGACTTGAAAGTTTAGATGTGAGAGTAAAAAGACATTCTGAAAATGCTTTAAAAATAGCTGAATTTTTAGAATCTCATCCTAAAGTTAAGTGGGTAAGTTACCCTGGTTTAGAATCTCATCCTTCTCATGAAACTGCTAAAAAATATTTGAATGGTTATTATGCAGGTATTTTAGGAGTTGGTATTGAAGGGGGAGAAGAAGCAGGTAAAGAATTTATTAACAACTTAGAATTATTCTCTCTTCTTGCAAACATTGGTGATGCAAAAAGTTTAGCGATACATCCTGCAAGTACTACTCATCAACAACTTAGCGAAGAAGAACAATTAGCTACAGGCGTAACACCAGACTTTGTAAGATTATCTATTGGTCTTGAAGATGTAGATGATTTAATTGATGATCTTTCACGTGCTTTAGATAAAATTTAAATTTCAAAATAAAAAATAAAAGGAGATTATAAGATGTATTTGGATAATTCAGCAACTACTGCAGTCAGTGAAGAAGTACTTAAAGAAATGGAACCTTATTTTAGGGAAGCTTATGGTAATCCATCTACTTTGTACTCTGTCGGTCGTGAAGCTAAAAAAGGTTTAGAAGAAGCAAGACAAAGAGTGGCTGATGCTATCAATGCAGATCCTAAAGAAATAATATTTACTAGTGGTGGGTCTGAATCTGATAATTTAGCTATAAAAGGCATAGCTTTAAAATTAAGAGGTAAAGGAAATCACATTATCACCTCTGAAATTGAACATCCTGCAGTTAAAGAAACTTTACACTTCCTTGAAACTTTAGATTTTAAAGTAACTTATTTACCTGTTTATGAAAATGGTATTGTAAAAGTAGAGGATGTTAAAGCAGCTATTACTCCTGAAACAATTTTAATTACTATTATGCATGGTAATAATGAAATTGGTACTATTCAACCGATAGTCGAAATTGGTAAATTAGCTAGAGAAAATAAAATTCTTTTCCATACTGATGCAGTTCAAACATTCGGTAAAATAAAAGTTGATGTTAAAGAATTAAATGTTGATTTATTGTCCTTATCATCTCATAAGGTTCATGGTCCAAAAGGTGTTGGGGCATTATATATTAAAAAAGGTGTTAGAATAACTCCTCTTATTCATGGTGGTGGTCAGGAAAGAGGAATCAGGTCTGGTACTGAAAATGTTCCTGGAATTGTTGGTTTTGGTAAAGCTTGTGAAATAGTTAATAATGATTTGGAAGAAAATTATGCAAGATTAATTAAAACAAGGGATGAAATTATTGAAAAAGTTTTAGATGTAGTTCCTGAATCTTATCTTAATGGTGATAGGAATGAAAGATTACCTAATGTTATTAATTTCAGATTCTCATCTATTGAAGGAGAATCATTGATTCTTCTTTTAGATGCAAAAGGATATCAGGCATCAACTGGTTCTGCATGTTCATCAAAAACTTTAGAAGCATCTCCAGTTTTAAAAGCTCTTAATCTTGATGATGTGGATGTACATGGTTCCTTGAGAATTTCATTAGGTTCTGAAACTCACTTTAATGATGTTGATGGTTTAGTAGAAGCAATAAAAGAATCAGTAGCTACTTTAAGAAAAATGTCTCCTTTATGGAATTCTGATGAAAAATATGAAGATATGATGGGAAAAAATTAGATAATTAGGGGTGTTAAATATGTACAGTGAAAAAGTTATGGATCATTTTGCAAATCCAAGGAATTCTGGAGAGATGGAAAATCCTGATGGTGTAGGAACAGTAGGAAACCCAACTTGTGGGGATTTAATGACTATTTATATTAAAGTTGAAGATAATGTTATCACTGATATTTCTTTCCAAACTTTTGGATGTGGTGCAGCTATTGCTACAAGTAGTATGATTACTGAAATAGCTATTGGTAAAACTCTTGAAGATGCATTAAAAATTAGTCGTAATGATGTAGCGGAAGAATTAGATGGTCTTCCACCTGTTAAAATGCATTGTTCTAACTTAGCTGCAGATGCACTTAAGGCAGCTATTGAAAACTATTATGAAAATAATCAATAGTATTATATACTCAGATATACAAATTCTCTTTTAATTTATTATGAGGAGATGTTGTATATGGTAGAGTATGGAAAAATATTCAAATGTGATGACTGTGGAAGTATTGTTGAAGTTTTAGTTGGTGCTGATGCAGAATCTAAATCTTGTGATACTTCTATAAATGTATTAGAACCTCAAACTGATGGGGATAAAGCACCTAAGCATGTTCCTGTTGTGTCAATTGAAGGTAATAAAGTTATAATTGCTGTTGGTGAAGTTCAACACCCTATGGATGATGATCATTTCATCCAGTTTGTTGAGTTAAATGTTGGTGATGAGACATATATTAAACATTTTAAACCTGGTGATATTCCAAAAGCTACCTTTACTGTTGATGCAGATTTACTTGAGGCAAATGAACCAATAGCAAAAGAGTTTTGTAATTTACATGGTCTTTGGGCTAGTCAATAAATTTTAAGATTTTTTTCTTAAAATTTATTTCTTCTTTTTTTTTTATTGAAATTAGTATAATTTAATGTAATTTCTTTTTTATTTATTTAATCTTCAAGAGTTTTATGGAGAATGTGGTATAACTTTACATATATATGTTGAATAACTCGCGAATTTTATATGGATATTTAATAAAAAAATTTTAAGTACTTGATTTTATAAAAATTATATTGTGTCAGATTATAAGAGAGTAGTACTTTTTATTTTTCTTTTAATCATAATAGCTATAGCTGTTATTTATGTTGGATTTTCTATGAATGAGTTAGATAATTCCATGTCTGAAATTAGTGATAATATAGCTGCTGGAGATAAAGAGTACAATGAAGCTGTAGATTTAATAAATAATAAAAATTATGATGGTGCACTGGAAAAAGTGTTTTATGCATCTGATAATTTTAATAAAAGTTTAGAAAATTTGTCAATTATACAAAATAATAGTGATAATCTTAGTGATATTCATAATGATTATATAAATACAATTATTGATGAAGTTGAATTAAAAAGAAATGCAGCATCTAATTTAATATCTGCTATTTATTATCTTAGAAATAATGATAATACTACGGGTAGTAGTTATGGTAGTGAAGCAAATAGCTTGATGGATGAAGCTATGGTACATCAAAACACAAGAAATAGGTTAATTGAAGATAATCCAAATTTATTTAGATAAAATTTTTGTTTTTTAAATTGAGGTTTTTAAATTGAAAAAGAATTGCCCAAAATGTAATGGAACAGGTTCTGTAGTTGTGGACTATAAAGATTGTGATAGTTGTGGTGGAACTGGTTACCAAGATTCCTTTGATGTAGGAAATCATTTTAAAGGAGTTAATAGTAATGCAAAAGCTAAATTTGATTTAGGGGCTGATCAAGATATTCCATGTGAAATTTGTCATGGAAAAGGTCAAATTGAAGTTTTTGAAGATTGTCCTAATTGTCATGGTAGTGGTCAAATCAATGTATGTAATGACTGTGGAAAACCGATTAATGAAAAATATGATTTATGCAGAGATTGCCATAATAAAAGGAAGGAAGATAGAATGAAACGTGATAAAATACGGGAAAAAGAAAATGAAGTTAAAGATGTTTATGTTTTAGACCCGTTATGTCAAATGAGGGACATGGATAAAAACAGACTTTATAAAGGTAGAATTACTCGTGTTGAAAAATATGGTGCATTTGTAACATTAAATAATAATGTTTGGGGACTTATGAGGGGAGATATCTCTAATTATAAAGTTGGTGATGATGTTATTGTATTTATAACTGCTATTAAATCAAGGGAAAGAAAAATAGATTTGGCTCCAGCTCATGTTGGAAATTACAATATTAAGAAACAAACAAAAGTTATTCCTAGAACTATTATAATGGATTTAGAAGAAAAGATGGGTAAATTAGTTCGTGTTGATGGTGAAGTTTTACAGGTACAGCAAACTTCAGGTCCAACTATTTTCACAATTACTGATGAATCTAATATTACTTGGGTAGCTGCTTTTGATGAAGCAGGTGTTAGAGCATATCCTGATATTGATGTAGGGGATGCAGTTGAAGTTTTAGGTGAAGTTAATCAACATGGTGGCAAACCTCAAATTGAATCTCAATCTATTGTTAAGTTGGAGGGTGAAAGAAAAGCTCAACTTCAAAACTTAATTGAAGATGCATTAAATAAAAGAGCTGAACCTGATGATGTGGATTTCTTAGTTAAAAGTGATGTTCTAAATAGATTAAAACCTAAAATGAGGGAAGCAGCTCAAAAAATTAGAAGAGCTATTTTGGATGGTAGATCTATTTTATTAAGACACCATAATGATGCTGATGGTATCTGTTCTGGTGTAGCTATGGAAAAAGCTATTGTGCCTCTTGTTGAACAAGTAAATCCAAGTAATGATGCACAATATTATTATTTTAAAAGATCTCCAAGTAAAGCTCCTTTTTATGAACTAGAAGATGTAGTTAAAGATTTATCATTTGCTTTAGAAGATAAAGAAAGACATGGTCAAAAATTACCATTAATTGTTTTGTTAGATAATGGATCTACTGAAGAGGATATTGTTGCATTAATGCAGGCTAAAATATATGATATTGAAGTTGTAGTAATAGATCATCATTCTCCTGGAGATTTAATTACTAAACAAGAAAAAGATGGGGAAATTATTGGTGGAACAGTTGTTGTTGATGAATATGTTGATACTCATGTAAATCCATATTTAGTTGGTGGAGATTCTCAACTAACTGCAGGAGCATTAGCTACTGAAGTAGCACATATTATCAATCCGGAAGTTAAGGATTTAATTAAACATCTTCCAGCTATTGCTGCATTAGGTGATCATGCTGAATGTGGTGAAGTTTATCAATATCTTGAGTTAGCTTCTCAGAAAGGATTTACTAAGGAACATTTAGCTAAAGTAGCAGAATGTGTTGATTTTGAAGCATATTTCCTTAGATTTATGAATGGTAGGGGAATTATGGATACTATTTTAGCTGTTGATAATATTGATAAACATGAAAAAATGATTGATGCATTGTATAAGGAATATTTAAAACGTGTTGATACTCAACTTAAAGCAGCTATTCCAAATATTGATAAAACTCAATTTGACAATGGAATATACTTTAATATGATTGATGTTGAAAAATATGCTCATAAATTTACATTCCCTGCACCTGGAAAAACTTGTGGTTTTGTCCATGATAGTGTAGTTCAAGCATTAGGAGAAGATAAACCTATTATAACATTGGGACATGGTCCTGACTTTGGTGTAATTAGAGCTACTGATGCAGTTAATGAAGAATTTGGATTTAGTGTTAATGATATTGTTCCAAAATTAGCACAATTGATTCCATCTGCAGGTATTGATGGTGGAGGCCATGAATGCGCAGGTTCCATTAAATATATTGAAGGTTTAGGTGAAGAAGTTTTAAATGGTTTTGTTAATGAAGTCAAAAACATGACTAAACTTTAATGGTTTTAATATGAAGTATTGTCCGAAATGTGGTTATAAAAATGCAAACTATGCTAAGTTTTGTGTAAAATGTGGCAATTCTTTTGCTGAAATGGATATTGACACTATTAAAAAATACAATGTATTTAATAGGTCTAATCATTTAAAAGATGTCAATAATCAAATGTCAAAACAAGAAAATAATAATTCATTTAATAAATCACAATTCAAAGATAATACATATATTAAATCAACTTTAAAATATAAATTATTTTATATATTTGATGAACGAAAAAATAAATATAGAATCAGTAAATTGAAAGTGATTTTGGGGATAGAATTAGTTTTTTTTGTTGTATTTTCTATTTATATTGTGGTATTTGTACAATCAGATACATTTGCTGTTGATTTTGCAAATAATCCCTTTTTAACAGTATTTTTATTAATAATGGTAAGCATTACAATAGCAGGAATGTTTATGATTCCTACAGGAATTATAGGATGGATTTTGAGGAAAATTTATTTGTATTTAACAAAATGATGATTTAAATGGTATGGGAAAATTATTGTGGAAATTGCGGTACGAAATTATCTCCTAATGATGGGTACTGCCCAAATTGCCATTCTAAAACAGCATTTCAAGATAGTGGGGATGAATATATTTTCACATTCCCATTATATGATATTGGATTTTTTAATTTGGATATAGATTTTTCACCTTACATAAAAAGCACTAAAAAAGATTTTAAATATGAAATTTGTTCTTGTGGTTATTTAAATTTAAAAGAAAATGATTATTGTCATCATTGTGGGATTAAAAGAACTCACAGTAAATTAAGAAAACTTATTTTTAAATATGAACCAAAATATAAATTTTCATTTTCTAATGTTACTTGTGAATGTGGGCATGTTAACTCTAAAGAGAATGTATTCTGTGAGATGTGTGGAAAAAAATTTGTCGGTGATGATGAAACTCCGTCAGATGATCGTTATGGTAATTTCACTTTTGAGTTTGAAAATCCTATTTTTTGTTTTTGCGGACAAGAAAATGATGATCTAAGTCAATTTTGCAGTAATTGTGGGTTTCCATTAGATAATTTTGAAAATACTGGTGGAGAAATTCAAAGATTATGTTTTTGTTCTACATTAAATAGTGTTACTTCAGATTTTTGTATTGATTGTGGTAGTGATTTAAAAGTAGAAAATAAAGCTTTAATTTGTATTTGTGGAACTAAAAATCCATTATCTGCTAAATTTTGCAGTAGCTGTGATAGGGAATTAAATCCAAAACGTTTTGTTAAATCCAAATTAGTCTGTAGTTGTGGGAAAATTATAGATTATCATGCAGATTTTTGTCCAAATTGTGGGAAAAATATCAAAAAAGCTATTCAGCGAAGAGTCATGTTTTCAAATGCTAGTAAACGTTTAAATGATGTTTTCAGATAAGGTGTAGTTAATGAAAGAATGTGATGTATGTGGAACATATAATCTTAAAGCAAATAATTATTGTATTTATTGTGGAAATAGAATAGCTAAAGATAATATTTGTCCGTTTTGTGGAAAATTAAACTTGGATAATAGTGATTATTGTATTAATTGTAATAAACAGATTCGCCCAGTTTCTATTGATACTTTTGAAAAATTATTTACTGATTATAATAAATTGTTATTAGCTAATGCCCAGATTTCTGATGAAGATTATATGGATATTCTATTAAATATTTTTAAAAAGCTAGAATTTTCAAGAATTGTGGGTTATACTCCTAGAGAAAAAATATTAAATTTAGCTAGTGTGTTTGCAGAGTGCAGACCTAAAGCTAAAGGTAGTGAATTTGGATTTGAAATGGGATATGTTTTATATTATGATGAACGTTTAGATGATTCAATTCAGATAGCTACTATTATTCATGAATTGACTCATTTTTTATTATTTGATATAATTGAAAGTTTGCTTTGTGAAATATTTCAGGTAAAACAATCTTCTACATTAGATGGATTTGTATGGTATTTTTTATCTAATGATTTATCCTTGATGAATGAATATTGTGCTCATAGTGTTGAAGGAAGGTTTATTCCTCATGGATATCAAAATTATGCTTCTTTTAATGCATTAGTGGAATCTAATCAGTTTGATGATAATGAAATATTATTAGCAATTATTTTTGGAAATACGTTTGCTAATGAGATAATTAGTCAATTGGAAAAATATATTGATTTTAAATTAAGGGAAGATATTAAATTACAATTTAAAAAGGATTTAAAAGAACCTGATTATTCATCTGTGGCTTATGAGTCAGATAGGTGTGAAAGTATTAATGCTAAGAATAATTTTATACTTGACTGTTTGTTCAGGTGTTTTACTGAAGCCTCAGCTATGGATAAAAGGGATGAATTAATTTATTTAAAAGAAGGTATTGAAAATAGAGTTTAAAATTAGTTTTTTTTTAAAAAAGCTAATAAAAGGAAAGAATAATGTGTGGTAAAGGAAGCGTTGAAAAGTTTAATTTTCGTTATCTTCCTCTTTTTCAGTTATAGATTCTAATACTTCTTTACCAGTATCAGTTAATCTGTATAATCTTCCTTTTCTAGCTTCTTCATTTATACATTCTACAATTTCTTTATTTTTAAGTTCACTTAAAACCTTGGAGATGTGGTTTGTTCTAATTCCACTGTCTTTTGCAATGTTTGTTGGTATTTTAACATCGTCTCCTATGGATTTTAAAGTTTTTTCTCTATATTTTGAAATTTCAACATATGATGTTAATTTCAAAAGTTCATCATCTTTTTGTGACATGTTACTATACTCTATATCTCATAATATAAAATATTTTGTATCATTATATGTTCATGCTAATGATATTTTTAATACAATCATTATTATTTTTTTCTTATTTTTTATATTTTATTTAATAATATTGTATTTTACATAGTATATGTTTAATATTTCGATATTTTAATTAAATGTATTTTATTTAAATTTTTTTAATGTAAATTGTTGTTTATAACAACATTAAATATTTTATTTTAAAACATTTATTAATATTTTCTTTATTTTTTTGAGGTTGTATAATTCATTTCTATATTTTTTGCTCAATTTTGCCATAATTAAGTTTTATTTTGATTTTGTTTTTAATTTAAATTAAGGGGTATTTTGTTCAATTTATCGTTGATTGTTTTTTATTCAACTGTTTCTAATGAAACATTTATATGTTATAATGATTAATAAATTAGATGTATATTATTTTTTTTTAAATTATATTTTTTCATGGAGGAGTGAGTGTGGATGAAAAAAATGATATTTTTGAAAACATGTCATTTAATGTATTAATTAATAATATTTCTAGAAATGAACTTAAATATTCTATAAAAAGTTCAGATGAATTGATAATAAGTCGAGAAGGTCATTATTTATTAAAAATTCATGAATCTAAGGATAATTTATCTCAAGAAGATCTTGTTAATATTTTTTGTCAAAGTAAAGGAACTGTAGCTAAATCTCTTAGAAAATTAGAAGATAAAGGTTATATCACAAGAGAAATAAACAAAAACAATAGACGGAAATATATATTAAAATTAACCAGAAAAGGTGAGGGAGTAATTCCTAAATTAAAACATGAATTAAATAAATGGGATGAAGCAGTAGGAGTTACTGGTTTAGATAGGCAAACTATGGATAAATTGAAAGATATAGCTAGAAAAAGTTATGAATTAGTAAAATAAGGAGTTTAATAATGGATGAAGAGAAACTTTATAAAAAGGCTAAAAAAGTAGTTGATAAAAAAGTGAAATTCTATAGGCATGTTTTTGCATATATTTTTGTTAATATTATTTTATTTATTTTAAATTTTTCAGAAATTCGTGGAAATTGGTCAAATATGGATCAATGGTGGTTTTTATGGGTAACTGTTTTGTGGGGTGTATGGTTAGCATTTCATTATATTAAGGTGTTTATTCTTCAAGATAGATTTGATGATGATTGGATGGAAGAAAAGATTCAAAAAGAAATGGATAAAATGAGAAAATAGGGAAAACTATGGATAATAAAAATGTTGAATTAATGAGGGGGAATCCAGAAACTGCTGTTAAAAAATTAGCTATTCCTATTATGATATCAATGCTTTTAACAGCATCTTATAATATTATTGATGGGATTTGGATAACTGGACTTGGTCAAGCAGCTATTGCAGGTATTGGTTTTGTAACTCCAATTTTCATGATATTAAATGGGGTAAGTGT harbors:
- a CDS encoding flavodoxin family protein encodes the protein MKTVAIVGSPRKEGNCDILVNKLLEQIDGDKSIYYLNEVDMGYCSACQACQKGDCVKDDDTKKIIDEMIEADLFIFSSPIYYGQMSAQSKTLIDRFYQISQNPNKTLEGTKVIQVFTQAQPSDAFSNYIDSMTIMPFGYMGMDLIETIVAKGAAGKNEGLEEAIEQIEKIGDKL
- a CDS encoding O-acetylhomoserine aminocarboxypropyltransferase/cysteine synthase family protein, whose product is MVEKRQYKSSTLGVRAGQEPDPTTGACAVPIYQTSSYVFKDAAEAARRFGLQEFGQIYSRLTNPTTEVFEKRIAAIEGGNSGLGTSSGLAAITYAILNITSPGDEIVSADNLYGGTYQLFDYTFKDLARNVKFVDSTDLQAFEDAITDKTKAIYCESIGNPKLDVPDFEALAEIAHSHDIPLIVDNTIGVGLVRPLEHGADVIAASATKYVGGHGTSIGGYIVDSGKFNWGNGKFPQFTEPDPSYHGLVFWDAFGDVPELGNIAFTLRARARLLRDLGSTQAPTNSFLFLQGLESLDVRVKRHSENALKIAEFLESHPKVKWVSYPGLESHPSHETAKKYLNGYYAGILGVGIEGGEEAGKEFINNLELFSLLANIGDAKSLAIHPASTTHQQLSEEEQLATGVTPDFVRLSIGLEDVDDLIDDLSRALDKI
- a CDS encoding cysteine desulfurase family protein, yielding MYLDNSATTAVSEEVLKEMEPYFREAYGNPSTLYSVGREAKKGLEEARQRVADAINADPKEIIFTSGGSESDNLAIKGIALKLRGKGNHIITSEIEHPAVKETLHFLETLDFKVTYLPVYENGIVKVEDVKAAITPETILITIMHGNNEIGTIQPIVEIGKLARENKILFHTDAVQTFGKIKVDVKELNVDLLSLSSHKVHGPKGVGALYIKKGVRITPLIHGGGQERGIRSGTENVPGIVGFGKACEIVNNDLEENYARLIKTRDEIIEKVLDVVPESYLNGDRNERLPNVINFRFSSIEGESLILLLDAKGYQASTGSACSSKTLEASPVLKALNLDDVDVHGSLRISLGSETHFNDVDGLVEAIKESVATLRKMSPLWNSDEKYEDMMGKN
- the nifU gene encoding Fe-S cluster assembly scaffold protein NifU; the protein is MYSEKVMDHFANPRNSGEMENPDGVGTVGNPTCGDLMTIYIKVEDNVITDISFQTFGCGAAIATSSMITEIAIGKTLEDALKISRNDVAEELDGLPPVKMHCSNLAADALKAAIENYYENNQ
- a CDS encoding desulfoferrodoxin family protein, translating into MVEYGKIFKCDDCGSIVEVLVGADAESKSCDTSINVLEPQTDGDKAPKHVPVVSIEGNKVIIAVGEVQHPMDDDHFIQFVELNVGDETYIKHFKPGDIPKATFTVDADLLEANEPIAKEFCNLHGLWASQ
- a CDS encoding DHH family phosphoesterase, which translates into the protein MKKNCPKCNGTGSVVVDYKDCDSCGGTGYQDSFDVGNHFKGVNSNAKAKFDLGADQDIPCEICHGKGQIEVFEDCPNCHGSGQINVCNDCGKPINEKYDLCRDCHNKRKEDRMKRDKIREKENEVKDVYVLDPLCQMRDMDKNRLYKGRITRVEKYGAFVTLNNNVWGLMRGDISNYKVGDDVIVFITAIKSRERKIDLAPAHVGNYNIKKQTKVIPRTIIMDLEEKMGKLVRVDGEVLQVQQTSGPTIFTITDESNITWVAAFDEAGVRAYPDIDVGDAVEVLGEVNQHGGKPQIESQSIVKLEGERKAQLQNLIEDALNKRAEPDDVDFLVKSDVLNRLKPKMREAAQKIRRAILDGRSILLRHHNDADGICSGVAMEKAIVPLVEQVNPSNDAQYYYFKRSPSKAPFYELEDVVKDLSFALEDKERHGQKLPLIVLLDNGSTEEDIVALMQAKIYDIEVVVIDHHSPGDLITKQEKDGEIIGGTVVVDEYVDTHVNPYLVGGDSQLTAGALATEVAHIINPEVKDLIKHLPAIAALGDHAECGEVYQYLELASQKGFTKEHLAKVAECVDFEAYFLRFMNGRGIMDTILAVDNIDKHEKMIDALYKEYLKRVDTQLKAAIPNIDKTQFDNGIYFNMIDVEKYAHKFTFPAPGKTCGFVHDSVVQALGEDKPIITLGHGPDFGVIRATDAVNEEFGFSVNDIVPKLAQLIPSAGIDGGGHECAGSIKYIEGLGEEVLNGFVNEVKNMTKL
- a CDS encoding zinc ribbon domain-containing protein, with amino-acid sequence MKYCPKCGYKNANYAKFCVKCGNSFAEMDIDTIKKYNVFNRSNHLKDVNNQMSKQENNNSFNKSQFKDNTYIKSTLKYKLFYIFDERKNKYRISKLKVILGIELVFFVVFSIYIVVFVQSDTFAVDFANNPFLTVFLLIMVSITIAGMFMIPTGIIGWILRKIYLYLTK
- a CDS encoding zinc ribbon domain-containing protein — protein: MVWENYCGNCGTKLSPNDGYCPNCHSKTAFQDSGDEYIFTFPLYDIGFFNLDIDFSPYIKSTKKDFKYEICSCGYLNLKENDYCHHCGIKRTHSKLRKLIFKYEPKYKFSFSNVTCECGHVNSKENVFCEMCGKKFVGDDETPSDDRYGNFTFEFENPIFCFCGQENDDLSQFCSNCGFPLDNFENTGGEIQRLCFCSTLNSVTSDFCIDCGSDLKVENKALICICGTKNPLSAKFCSSCDRELNPKRFVKSKLVCSCGKIIDYHADFCPNCGKNIKKAIQRRVMFSNASKRLNDVFR
- a CDS encoding zinc ribbon domain-containing protein; the protein is MKECDVCGTYNLKANNYCIYCGNRIAKDNICPFCGKLNLDNSDYCINCNKQIRPVSIDTFEKLFTDYNKLLLANAQISDEDYMDILLNIFKKLEFSRIVGYTPREKILNLASVFAECRPKAKGSEFGFEMGYVLYYDERLDDSIQIATIIHELTHFLLFDIIESLLCEIFQVKQSSTLDGFVWYFLSNDLSLMNEYCAHSVEGRFIPHGYQNYASFNALVESNQFDDNEILLAIIFGNTFANEIISQLEKYIDFKLREDIKLQFKKDLKEPDYSSVAYESDRCESINAKNNFILDCLFRCFTEASAMDKRDELIYLKEGIENRV
- a CDS encoding winged helix-turn-helix domain-containing protein; amino-acid sequence: MSQKDDELLKLTSYVEISKYREKTLKSIGDDVKIPTNIAKDSGIRTNHISKVLSELKNKEIVECINEEARKGRLYRLTDTGKEVLESITEKEEDNEN
- a CDS encoding MarR family transcriptional regulator; translated protein: MDEKNDIFENMSFNVLINNISRNELKYSIKSSDELIISREGHYLLKIHESKDNLSQEDLVNIFCQSKGTVAKSLRKLEDKGYITREINKNNRRKYILKLTRKGEGVIPKLKHELNKWDEAVGVTGLDRQTMDKLKDIARKSYELVK
- a CDS encoding 2TM domain-containing protein — its product is MDEEKLYKKAKKVVDKKVKFYRHVFAYIFVNIILFILNFSEIRGNWSNMDQWWFLWVTVLWGVWLAFHYIKVFILQDRFDDDWMEEKIQKEMDKMRK